One Neisseria sp. Marseille-Q5346 genomic region harbors:
- a CDS encoding bile acid:sodium symporter family protein → MNFLTAISRQMTRFTALIIVLASIIAFIEPTTFSWVKGDTQVVVLGIIMLGMGMTLGKEDYQILAQRPLDIFIGAIAQYTIMPLLAIGIAKAFDLSPGLTLGLVLVGTCPGGVSSNIMSFLAKGDVAFSVGMTTVSTVIAPVMTPLWMTYLVGQTVEMDGWGMFKFMLLVTLLPVVIGSAANILLHRKHWFEDVRAIMPAVAVVAFACIVGGVAAVHGHRFAESAFVMVLAIAAHNIGGYILGYYSGALTGMNTAKKRTLAIEVGVQNAGLATGLSAKFFPGNAESAVAAAVACVWHSVSGTILGNLFAWWDKRKQ, encoded by the coding sequence ATGAACTTTTTGACCGCTATCAGTCGGCAAATGACCCGCTTCACCGCCCTGATTATCGTCCTTGCCTCCATCATCGCCTTTATCGAACCTACCACTTTTTCGTGGGTAAAAGGCGATACGCAAGTCGTCGTACTCGGCATTATCATGCTGGGTATGGGCATGACTTTGGGCAAAGAAGATTATCAAATTCTGGCACAACGTCCGCTCGATATTTTTATCGGCGCCATCGCCCAATACACGATTATGCCCCTGCTCGCCATCGGTATTGCCAAAGCCTTTGACCTTTCGCCCGGATTGACGCTGGGTCTGGTTTTGGTCGGTACCTGCCCGGGCGGCGTTTCGTCCAATATTATGAGTTTTTTGGCTAAAGGCGATGTTGCCTTTTCGGTTGGCATGACGACTGTCTCCACCGTCATCGCGCCTGTGATGACGCCGTTGTGGATGACTTATTTGGTTGGTCAAACCGTCGAAATGGACGGCTGGGGTATGTTCAAATTTATGCTGCTCGTTACCCTGTTGCCCGTCGTTATCGGTTCTGCCGCCAATATCTTGCTACATAGAAAACACTGGTTTGAAGACGTGCGCGCGATTATGCCGGCTGTTGCCGTTGTCGCATTTGCCTGTATTGTCGGCGGCGTTGCTGCCGTTCACGGCCATCGTTTCGCCGAGTCCGCCTTCGTTATGGTACTTGCCATCGCTGCCCACAATATCGGTGGCTACATCCTCGGCTATTACAGCGGCGCACTGACCGGCATGAACACTGCCAAAAAACGCACCCTTGCCATCGAAGTCGGTGTACAAAATGCCGGACTTGCCACCGGTTTGAGTGCTAAATTCTTCCCCGGTAATGCTGAGTCTGCCGTTGCCGCCGCCGTTGCCTGCGTTTGGCACTCTGTGTCAGGAACGATTTTGGGCAACTTATTTGCCTGGTGGGACAAGCGTAAGCAATAA